From a single Mucilaginibacter terrenus genomic region:
- a CDS encoding tetratricopeptide repeat protein produces the protein MNLIQRNFKIAVKDDLNALNGTEFEMVCRTILELILNEPITLEGQNLYAKPVKSTADMGSTFYDTVGQCGTDVDYYEKFEKPIKDTEGAIGNHPKSKVIYLFSNRFATTSKISDLNDLIKSKQYNQTVFIYDSDKIGDVLLDNISSAKLESIWMYLSRSYELFKIFPDTNKLPNFKSKYYSRPEESAIIDLLNNRDHLQVYGLSGIGKTELTISVAHTLKDQFDTVIFIEGDYEQNLHFNINGVRLSKFDQLINLSNILEKYRILLILDNFNDNVNRIIADFLKANSKKSKCIITSLQSQISADNTYNLLYLSDGTATAILEDSLNPPDESQLDFLIKEIKGYPLILNILKANVENGSFSWDEIIKEIGSVIQLNDPESKDLNIAKRVVGFVKDKYDKAFAFLKYVNPHNRKINRYFIKSILGTLVLSNFQKSSFINIQDAIYYDVHKIVLDAIISYVNEIKYEDEFDDNLLKFLSEQNQKKGSDFYSMVFNHREFLNQKLTHTNDLLKKTVLYAIIQATDIRVNPASIIEKLEQLKLNDVEYIDVLLLIEMFEIVLFQIKSDTDRVQIAEKQISKLADILQKTIDSEIKINLLHHIGKIYAKVNNPKMALQYFDQVIAINPKADYCILQITRIYDQKRDYDASKNNLKLIFEDEEILKNISVSLLLSFYDILSVSKYEHLRKQYIDTNINNFVIKLVQSLDAKFDQPYQTINKYSDILSYSFPEEFEFIMESLPEPSNIDANNELKYNYANTLSVYYKHLKDRYSKADKEEKMNSIKKSLLEYFEFIETISLNDFQKRNVGKFWLNMEDYLKALNVVKDLDYSDGEFNNQTLCKIYKGLKDYDKANIAIDTAIALGIKKRTASKFMAAFYHDKSEVEYYQNSVDCLRTLETAIDTSIDNHLKEQWRLKLDLWAAKFNN, from the coding sequence ATGAATCTTATTCAAAGAAATTTCAAAATTGCCGTTAAAGACGATTTAAATGCGTTAAATGGAACCGAATTTGAAATGGTGTGTCGTACAATACTGGAGCTAATATTAAATGAACCTATCACGCTGGAGGGCCAAAATTTATATGCAAAACCAGTTAAGAGTACAGCTGATATGGGTAGTACATTTTATGATACAGTTGGACAGTGCGGAACAGATGTAGATTATTATGAGAAATTTGAAAAACCCATTAAGGATACTGAGGGGGCAATTGGTAATCATCCAAAATCCAAAGTTATTTACCTTTTTTCTAATCGATTCGCTACTACAAGTAAAATCTCTGACTTAAACGACCTCATTAAGAGTAAGCAATACAATCAAACAGTATTTATCTATGATTCGGATAAAATTGGGGACGTACTACTTGACAACATATCCTCGGCCAAACTTGAAAGTATTTGGATGTATTTATCTCGTTCTTATGAATTATTTAAAATTTTCCCGGATACTAATAAATTGCCAAATTTTAAATCTAAATACTATTCTCGGCCCGAGGAAAGTGCAATAATAGATCTTTTAAATAATAGAGACCACCTCCAAGTATATGGACTGAGTGGTATTGGAAAAACAGAGTTAACGATAAGCGTAGCGCATACTCTTAAAGATCAATTTGACACAGTCATTTTTATAGAGGGCGATTATGAACAAAATCTTCATTTCAATATTAATGGGGTACGTCTTTCAAAATTTGATCAACTCATCAATTTATCAAACATATTAGAGAAATATCGTATTCTGTTAATATTGGATAATTTCAATGACAACGTAAATAGAATTATTGCCGATTTTTTAAAGGCGAATTCTAAAAAGTCCAAATGCATTATAACATCTTTACAAAGCCAAATTTCAGCCGACAATACTTATAATTTACTTTATTTAAGTGACGGTACAGCAACTGCTATTTTAGAAGATAGTTTAAATCCACCAGACGAATCTCAATTGGATTTTTTAATTAAGGAAATTAAAGGCTATCCACTAATTTTAAATATCCTTAAAGCCAACGTAGAAAATGGAAGTTTTTCTTGGGATGAAATTATAAAGGAAATAGGTTCGGTAATTCAATTAAATGACCCGGAGAGCAAAGATTTAAATATTGCAAAACGAGTAGTGGGTTTTGTGAAAGATAAATACGACAAGGCTTTCGCGTTTTTGAAATATGTAAATCCTCATAACCGGAAAATAAATCGCTATTTTATAAAATCAATACTTGGAACATTAGTGCTGTCGAATTTTCAAAAGTCATCTTTCATTAATATTCAAGATGCCATATATTATGATGTACATAAAATTGTATTAGATGCGATTATTAGTTATGTAAATGAAATTAAATATGAAGATGAGTTTGACGATAACCTGTTAAAATTTCTGTCGGAACAAAACCAAAAAAAGGGCTCGGATTTTTACAGCATGGTTTTTAATCACCGCGAATTCCTTAATCAAAAACTTACCCATACAAATGATTTACTCAAAAAAACGGTTTTATATGCAATCATTCAAGCAACGGATATTCGTGTAAACCCAGCTTCTATAATTGAGAAATTAGAGCAACTTAAATTAAATGATGTAGAATACATAGATGTCCTATTGCTTATAGAAATGTTTGAAATTGTTTTATTTCAAATAAAATCAGATACGGATCGCGTTCAAATTGCTGAAAAGCAAATTAGTAAGCTCGCCGACATCTTACAAAAAACAATAGATAGTGAAATTAAAATTAATCTGCTACATCACATCGGTAAAATATATGCTAAAGTCAATAATCCTAAGATGGCTTTGCAATATTTCGATCAAGTCATCGCAATCAATCCCAAAGCAGATTACTGCATTTTACAAATCACAAGAATTTATGACCAAAAAAGAGACTATGATGCTTCGAAGAACAATCTTAAATTAATTTTTGAAGATGAAGAAATATTGAAAAATATTTCCGTTTCGTTACTATTATCATTTTACGACATCCTTTCAGTAAGCAAATATGAACACCTCAGGAAACAATATATCGACACTAACATAAATAACTTCGTTATTAAACTTGTGCAATCTTTGGACGCAAAGTTTGATCAACCTTACCAAACCATAAACAAGTATTCGGATATACTTAGTTATAGTTTTCCAGAAGAATTTGAATTTATTATGGAAAGCTTACCGGAACCGTCGAATATTGATGCAAACAACGAATTAAAATATAATTACGCAAACACATTATCTGTTTATTACAAGCATCTTAAAGACAGATACAGCAAAGCAGATAAAGAAGAAAAAATGAATTCAATCAAAAAGTCTCTTTTGGAATACTTTGAATTTATCGAAACTATTAGTCTCAATGATTTTCAAAAACGAAATGTCGGCAAATTTTGGCTAAACATGGAGGATTACCTAAAGGCTTTGAACGTTGTAAAAGATCTTGATTATTCAGATGGAGAGTTTAATAATCAAACGCTTTGTAAAATCTATAAAGGATTAAAAGACTATGATAAGGCTAATATTGCTATTGATACAGCTATCGCTTTAGGAATAAAGAAGCGTACGGCAAGTAAATTTATGGCGGCATTCTATCATGACAAATCAGAAGTAGAATATTATCAAAACTCGGTAGATTGTTTGAGAACTTTGGAAACAGCAATTGATACAAGTATAGACAATCATTTAAAGGAACAATGGAGACTTAAATTGGACTTATGGGCCGCTAAGTTTAATAATTAA
- a CDS encoding KTSC domain-containing protein, whose amino-acid sequence MNRESVTSSNIASIGYDKTSETLEIEFINGGVYQYFDVPEREYDGIMSAASHGQYLAQNIKGNYRFSKV is encoded by the coding sequence ATGAATAGAGAATCAGTTACCTCATCAAACATAGCCTCGATCGGTTATGACAAAACATCGGAAACATTAGAGATTGAATTTATAAATGGCGGCGTTTATCAATATTTTGACGTGCCGGAACGCGAATACGATGGCATAATGAGTGCAGCCTCTCACGGCCAATATCTTGCTCAAAATATTAAAGGTAATTATCGATTCTCAAAAGTTTAA